One genomic region from Papaver somniferum cultivar HN1 unplaced genomic scaffold, ASM357369v1 unplaced-scaffold_24, whole genome shotgun sequence encodes:
- the LOC113340836 gene encoding uncharacterized protein LOC113340836, translated as METQCGVCGRGEETIEHLIFECIHARSVWRSINIDIDAVKANCSSVSEWVLSWFNGSSTGMDERLLFTCMIGAWIIWKDRCEKIFQGVNLNPISTTSRIQYHLSSHLHENLICSPYNINTAKSNWLPPTQGIAKFNVDTSFDHNTNQNGTGVVLRDHAEMNLDDIQIEVDAQVVIKVVNEDPWVADAQVVIKAVYEAPWVAQ; from the exons ATGGAAACACAATGTGGAGTCTGCGGAAGAGGAGAAGAGACGATAGAACACCTAATCTTTGAGTGTATACATGCCAGATCAGTGTGGAGATCCATTAATATAGACATAGATGCAGTTAAAGCTAATTGTAGCAGTGTTTCTGAATGGGTTCTAAGCTGGTTTAATGGAAGTAGTACTGGTATGGATGAACGCTTGTTGTTCACATGTATGATTGGTGCTTGGATCATATGGAAAGACAGATGTGAGAAGATATTTCAGGGAGTGAATCTAAACCCTATTTCCACAACCAGTAGGATACAATATCATTTAAGTTCTCACCTGCATGAAAATTTAATTTGTAGTCCGTACAACATTAATACTGCCAAGTCTAATTGGTTGCCTCCTACACAAGGCATTGCTAAATTTAACGTTGACACATCTTTTGATCATAATACTAATCAGAATGGTACTGGTGTTGTTTTACGTGATCATGCAG AGATGAATCTGGATGATATACAAATAGAGGTTGATGCTCAAGTAGTAATAAAAGTTGTTAATGAAGACCCATGGGTAGCTGATGCTCAAGTAGTAATAAAAGCTGTTTATGAAGCCCCATGGGTAgcacaatga